The Bacteroidota bacterium DNA segment AGATGGTGGAAGCAGGTAAAAAGAAGTGGAAGAACTTCCACTTCATCGATGGTTCTGTGCTTTAAATCACACGATCTGAGGCGTTTTGGAAAGAAGGCGTGGAAGTGGTTTTCCTACTTGCCGGTGTATATGGTCAGTTTCTGTCCGGCATAGATCCGGCTGCCCGATAAGCCGTTCCAGTTTTTCAGTTTGGTAACCGAGACCCGGTACTTTTCAGCAATTCCACCGAGTGTGTCTCCCGAACGGACCCGGTAGGTAATGGAAGGGCCGGTTCCGGGAATTTTGATTCCGGCAGAACCGCGCTGACCGTAATGGGCAATGTCACTGTACAGCATGGTCCCTCCGGTCGGCTCAATGACCGGAATGATCAGGGTGGTACCGGCCCGAAGGGTTTTGGCCGATTTCAGCGAAGGATTCTGTGCAACAAGCTGATCCTGCCGGATTCCATATTTCCGGGTGATGGTCGAAAAGGAGTCGCCCGGTTTGACTTCGTGCGTGATGACATCCTGTTTCAGTGAATCGGGATACTGTTCGTAAGCTTTGGAAAAGCGCTCGGCAACGGTAACGGGTAGTCTCAGGGAATAACTATCCATTCCGGGAGGTGTGCGTCCCTGGGTCAGTTCCGGATTCAGAAACGTCACAACTTCCGTGGTAGTGTCGGCAAGCTGAGCTGCATCTGCCAACAGAAAATTGCCGTGGACGTCCACTTCCGAGAACTGGTAGTCGGACCGGTAAGGATGCACATCGAATCCGAACCGCTCAGGGTCATTGGCAATCAGAGTGGCAGCGATGAATGCCGGAACATAATTTCTGGTTTCCTTGGGCAGATAACGGCGGATTTCCCAGAAGTTCCGGTTTCCTTTGGCTTTTCGGATGGCACGGGTTACACGACCTGCACCAGAGTTATAGGCTGCCAGTGCCAGATGCCAATGCCCCAACTGATCGCGCAGGTCCTTCAGATGGCGCACGGCTGCCCGTGTGGACTTTTCAACATGGCGTCGTTCATCATACCAGAAATTGCCACGTAAACCGTACAGCTTGCCGGTGCCTCTGATGAATTGCCAGATGCCCACGGCCTTTGCCCGGCTTTTCGCCAGCGGATTCACCCCACTTTCAACCATGGTCAGAAAGATCAGTTCGGGCGGGGCTCCTTCTTCAATCAGAATCGGCATCATGACCGGAAAATAGAGCGAAGCCCGGTCCAGATAAACTTCAAATCGTTCGCGTCCCTTGGTCTGAAAAAATAAAATGTGCTTTTCCACCAGCGAATTGATATCCAGCGGAATCTCAGTGGAATCGGGATTGATTCCCTGGAGCAACCGGTGAATGTCTGTTGAGGGGGTTAGAGACAGCGCATCAATGTCGGTTTCTGATGGAATTTCGAGAGAAACCTGAGCGCTATCCGTGCTATCGGTCAGCTCTTCCACACGGGAGTCGATGGAATGGGCAACCGATTGTAACCGGTCGGCACCGGTTGAATCCAGTGCAGTTTCCACGAGTTCCTTCATCTCGAGTAAAACCTGAAGGGCCGCCAGCGTGTCATCCATCGACACCTGATAGTAGTACTGCCGGAGCAGGGAATCCATCTGCACGGTAAAACCGGGGTATTCCAGTCCGGGAGGTTCAGCCTGATGACTGATGGAATCCGGCGCGGCGACACCCGTGGTGGTTGGAGTGAGTTGTACAGACTGACAGGCAGAAAGCGATACCAGAAGGAGAGGCCAGAAAAAGAATTTACTCATCATTACAAAGGGATATTTCCGTGTTTTTTGCGGGGATTGTGGTCAATTTTATTTTTTAAAAGGTCAAAATGCCTGATCAGAACGGCGCGTGTCTTGGACGGTTCAATGACATCATCAATGAACCCCCGGCTGGCGGCCTCGTACGGATTGGCAAATTTCTCGCGATAATCACGACTGCGGGCTTCCAGCACCTCTTCAGGATTGGGAGCCGATTCGATTTCGCGTTTGAAAATGATTTCTGCGGCTCCTTTCGGACCCATCACAGCAATCTCGGCGGATGGCCAGGCAAAGTTAAAGTCACCCCGAATGTGTTTTGAATTCATCACATCGTAGGCCCCGCCATATGCCTTACGGGTTATGACTGTTATGCGCGGAACTGTTGCCTCACAGAATGCATATAGCAACTTTGCACCGTGACGGATAATTCCATGCCACTCCTGATCGGTTCCCGGAAGGAACCCGGGCACATCTTCCATGACCAGCAAGGGAATGTTGAAACAGTCGCAGAAACGGACAAAGCGGGCCGCTTTCACACTGGCATCAATATCCAGTACACCGGCAAGCACCTGAGGCTGATTGGCCACCACCCCAACCGGTCTGCCGCCCAGACGGATAAAACCGCAGATAATATTAGGAGCAAATAAGGGCTGTACTTCGAAAAAGTCACGGCTGTCTGCCAGTCCGAGAATGAGATCGTGCATGTCATAGGGCTTGGTGGCAGAATCGGGGATGAACGAATTCATCCAGGGCTCCTCTCGGTCCACCGGATCGGTGACGGGTAAAACCGGTGGTTCTTCTTCGCAGTTTGAGGGAAGAAAGGATAACAATTTCCGGATGGAATCGAAACAATCCATCTCGGTGACCGATGTGAAATGGCAGACCCCCGATTTGGCTGCATGGGTGGAGGCCCCGCCCAATTCTTCTGAAGAAACCGTTTCATGGGTCACGGTTTTCACCACAGAAGGACCGGTCACAAACATAAAACTGGTCGACTCGACCATAAACACAAAATCGGTGATGGCAGGCGAGTAGACCGCACCGCCTGCACAGGGACCTAAAATGGCAGACAGTTGTGGTATGACACCGCTGGCCATGGTATTCCGCAGGAAGATATCGGCATATCCGCCCAGTGATGCCACTCCTTCCTGAATACGGGCGCCGCCCGAATCATTCAGACCAATCACCGGACACCCGTTTTTCATGGCCAGATCCATGATTTTGCAGATCTTTTCTGCATGAGCCTCGGAAAGGGAACCGCCCAGTACCGTAAAGTCCTGACTGAAAACAAAAACAGGCCGCCCGTCAATCCGGCCGTGACCCGTCACCACACCATCCCCCGGAATGCGTTGCTTTTCAAGTCCGAAATGGGTCGACCGGTGCTCCACGAACATTCCGATTTCCTGAAAGGATCCTTCATCCAGCAGGAAACTGATTCGTTCTCTGGCTGTCAGTTTTCCTTTGGCATGCTGATCGGCGATGCGCTTGTCACCGCCGCCTTCCATGGCCTTCTGACGACGGTCAAATAAATCCTGAAGTGAGTTTTTCATGTCTCAGTTAAACCGGCTGTAAACAATATCGGTGAATTCAAGTGCTTCATTGCTGTAAAGATCAACCTTAAACTCATGAAAAACACGGTCCAGGTAGGCTTTGGCCTCTTGCCAGTCGGTCAGATCATTCAGATCATGAATGGCCTGAAAAAACCGTTGCTCATCTTTTCTGAAAACATACCTGATAAAAAGCCGGGCCTGATTTTCAGTAATCATTTGTTCCAGTGCCGGCAGGACCGGACCTGCAGAATCAGGTGACACAAACAGATCGGCTTGTTCCGGTTCCGCTTTGATCAGAACTTGTTGTTCCTCGATAGCTGGAGCATCGGGCAATTCTGCATCCGGAAGGGTATCCAGATTGACGGCAGAGACGGGTGATACGGTTTCTCCGGATTCCATGATCTTTTCAAAAAGACTCTTTTCCGGTTTTGGCTCCGGCAGATCGGCGGTCTCAGCAGGCCTGACCTCCTCGAAACGGGCGGGTTCAAGCGGTTCTTCCATGATCCGGTCAAAAAGACTTTTCGGCGTCATGGGGGTAGGTGCTGGCTCTGGCTCAACCTCGACCGGTTCAATGGTGGCTTCAGAATCAGAAATCTGTAACTCGGCCGCCGGAGCCTCGGTTTCTGAAAAAGGAGAAGTCAGGCTGATGGGTTCATCAACAGGCGGTGAATGCTGGGCTTCGGATGGTTCCTCAGCCGGTTCACGCGGAACAAACCGCGGTATCAGATCACCAGTGGCGGGCGTTTCCTCCTGAACGGGTTCAAATTCATAATGGGACCGGTGGGGCTCCACCGATTCAAAACCCGGGGCGGACCCGGCGTTTTCTTTTTGCCTGACTTCCTCACGGATGGCCTCGGTAAGAAAATCACTCAGCGAAGCAACACTGGTCATGTCCGTCTGTTCAGGAAGGTCCTCGACGGATTCTGATTGTGAGAAATCGAGGGAAACCGAAGAACTGACTGGCGGCACCAGAATACCGGAAACCACATGAACTGCATCGCTGGCACTCAGAATTGAATCAACCGGCTGAGCCGCGGTCCACCGCCTCACGCGTTCGGTATAAAGCGGATCGGGTATTCCGCTTACAAAGGAAGTAAGAATCTTGACGTCAATGCTATCAAGGCCGGTCTGATTGAAAGTCTCCTTCAGATAGACATCGGGAACGACTTCTTCATGTTCCTGCCACCAGGCTTTACAGATCCGGGTGAGGTTACTGAAAAAACGGTCGGCCGGAAATTCCGGATCGGGGCGTTGTTCAAGGTATTTGGTTAATACATCCCTGATCAGAAAATCCCCGGGAATCTGTCCCAGAAAATCACTGATTTGTTGACGGGAAAGGGTGCCGGTCTCATGGGAGATTAATAAATCCGCTGCCAACAGTGGAGCCAGTTTAAACAGGATATCAATCTGACTTTGTCTGATGAAAAGGCCGATAACCGTTTCAGGCGCGATGTGCAGACTCTTCAGATACACCTCGCGCAATCCACTGAGAAAGAGCGGAATGCCGGGGGCCTCCATGGTACCGGTTTCACGAACCAGCCCAGCCACTTTCCCGGCAGGAAAGTCGGCCCACACCAGATTCTTCATGCGGTTAAGGAAGTCAGGATCTAGCCCGGCTGACTCCAGGTCCGTAAAGGTCCATGCGGATTTCCCCGAAAGCAGGCTGGTCAATGGGGGTCTGATCTCCCGTTCAACAGGTGCAGCCGGAATCAGCAGATCCAGTTTGGAAAGCGGCATGAGGTCTCAGTTTCCTTTCAGACGGTTGATTTCCTTTTGAGCGGCCTTTTTAAAGATCGGGTCCACACCCGGTCTTTTCACAATCCGGGTATAAGCATCAAGTGCTTTTTTCTGATCGCCGGTCTTTTCCCATGCCTGTCCCGTCATGTACTGGGCAGGTGTAATCCAGTCCAGTTGTTCGGTGGCTCCTTTGATCGATTCGATTTCCGCAAAAACTTCCACGGCTTTCAGATAGTCCCCTTTTGCAAACCAGGTTTCTCCAAGGTAGTAAGTGATTTCTGCCTTGAGTCCGCCGGATGTCCCCTGAAGCAACTGAGACAGGTAGGTAATGGATTGCAGATGGTTTCCGGTTTTCTGAAGTAAAATACCGACTTTGATTTTCTTGTCGAGAATTTCCGGGTCCTGCGGAAACCGATCAATGTAAACTTTCAGATCTTCAAGAGCCCGGTCATAGAACCCATACTTTTCATTGGCAATGATCAGATTGTTCAGAGCCGATTGAAACCGGTCTACCGGAGTCGGATACCGGTCGATAATGATCTTATAATTGGTGATGGCCTTATCAAAGGCTTCTTTTCTGAAATAGTAATTGCCAAGCGACAGGTAAACATCCGAGATAATTTCACTGGTGGGATAGTCCCGGATCAGATCCTGATAAATGACCACGGCCTGATCCGATTTTCCATCCAGTTCAAGTGCTTTGCATTTTTTCAGCAAGGCTCGGGGAATCCAGACAGAACCTGAAAAGGATTTGATCACCCCATCCAGAGCGGCAATGGCTGCGGTATACTGTTGCATGCCAATCAGGTAATCGGCTCTTTCGGTGGCCAGTCCGGCCCTGATATCAACCGAGGGGCTTTTTTGCAGAATTTGTTTTTCCATTTTTTCTGCAAGGCCGGGATTCTGCAACCGGTAATAGGCCGAGGTGATTTTCAGCTGGACCGATGTCAGATCGGGCTCAGACAGCTGATTCATCAGAATGGTGTATTCACGTATGGCCTGACGGTAGTCTCCGTTCGAAAAGTACAGGTCTGCAATCTCGGGTGAAGTACCGGTCTTTCCGAGTGAATAAACGTTAGAAAGCTTGAAGTAGGAAGCTGCCAGTTCAAGATCACCGGTCTGGCGGCTGATCAGGGCCATGGTCCGGTATGATTCTGCGAGGAATTTTCCATCGGGGAAGTTTTCAAGATACTCTCTCAGAATCTTCATGGCAGCAGTGGGGTCTGTTGATTGAAGAGCTCTGGCGCGGGTGTAATAGGCCAGTTCAACCATGGATTGATCGTTGGAAAACAGGCGCTCTCCGGCAACAAACTGATTACACCAATCGGCGGCCACCGATGTTTTTCCTGCCTCGAGGGCCGTTTCGAGCCATTGTACTCGGAACTGATCGGCAATTGAGGAATAATAAAACCGGTCCAGATACCGGGTCAGCAGATCAAACCGTTCCAATACAGGAAAGAAACCGGGACCGCACCCGATCAATTGCCTCAATCCCCATTCAGAATCGGCTGAAAGTCCGGAACGGCTGAGGTCCTGCCAGATTCTGATTGCACCGGATGTATCTCCGGCGGCAGCCAGCCGGGTTGAAAGAACCTTCTTAATTTGTCCGGCTGTTTCATCTTTCAGGCGGGTGGTCTCAATGGCTTTCAGACGGGCAATCAGGTCCTGATTTTGTTCGGTCATGCTCCGGCGCAGGGCCAGGCGGAGTGTAAGCAGTGCACGCAAATCAGGATCCTGGTGCAGGCTGATCAGACGTTCAATATCGGTGATTTCACGCGTTTCTGCCCGGTCAATCCGCATTTCCAGATAAAGCGACTGAAGCTCTGGCGCTCGGGGCTGATTCGGAAATTGCTGCAGATAGGATTGAATGAGTCCGAGCGATTCATCATGATTTCCCAGTTCATGCGTCAGCATGGCAAGCATGTAAAGGGCGTCCTCCCGCTGGGCCGGACTTAATTCGGTGGATCCGAGACTGTTTCTCAGATGGGAGGCGGCGGTGGAAAGATAAATTCCGGTGGAAAAAATCAGTTTTCCGATTCCGTAGTGAATGGTTCCCTTTGGGTTCGATGGGTTCAGATTCGCCACCAGATCAGCCATCCCGGATGTGAAATCCCGGGTATTCAGTTTAGGGATGGTCAGTGTATCCATCACCGACCGGATGGCCGCCTGATAATCTGAACCAGGGAACGTGTTCGGGAACTGGTCCCAGATACGGAAAGCATCTCCGGTAAATCCAGATTCCAGATACAACAGACCGGTCAGCCAGGCTGCATCATCCTTCAGGGCACTGGACTGATCACCAACCATCAGGGGAGTGAGCAGGTCGATAGCAAGAGAACGCAATTTTAACCGGTTCCATGCAAGCAGGGCCGCTTCATACCGGACCCGGTCTGCTTCGGGATGGTCCTTGTAGATTTCCAGAAACTGTTTGTAGAGCGAAAAGGCTGTTTCGTATTTTCCGGTTAAATCGGTTAAACGGGCTTCCAGAACCAGGGATTGCGGGGTTTGTTGTCCGGGATACAACCGGTTTGCTTCCGAAATCAGTGACAATGCACGTGCGGTGTCGCCGGCCTGAACCAATACAGACGCCGCCTCAACCCGTGCAGTGAACTGTCTCTGCTCCGATCGGGATACCGGCAGTATTTTCAGATACCAGTCGATGCTTTGGGAATACTTTTGCAGCCGACGGTAGGTTCGTGCCATCAGAAAGGCATAACGGGGATATACCGCAGGATCGGGTGGGTCTTTCGCCAGGATCGATTCTGCAAGCGGTAATCCCTTTTCCCACTGATTTTGCTGGATGAAAATCTGAGCGGTGACAAACTCGAACCGGTTCCTGAAGGCCTCGGTGATGGTGGCGTTTTTCAGACTGTTTTCAGCCGAACCGGGATCCTTCAGGTTCAGATAGATTTCGGCCAGCCTCAGCCTGGCGGACTGAATGGCAGCTGGTGTTGCCTTCGGATGATTCACAATGCTTTGAAACCGCTGCCGGGCGGCCTCGAATTCATCCAGAAAGTATAAGAGTTCACCAAGATCCGATTGTGCTTCCAGTTGCTCGGGCACATTCGGGTAGTCATTGATCAGCCGCAGATAAATCCGTCTGGCCTGATCAAACTGTTGAAGTTCCTTCTGAATCCTGCCGGCTTTCAGCAGTGAGACCGGACTTAAGGGACTGAGTGGATAGTTGCTTGCAGTCAATTCCCATAAATCCGCGGCAGCCCCGGGTTGCCCCAGACGATGGGTGGCTTCCGCCCGGTAATACCATGTGGAATCGAGACCATTGAACCGGGGAAACTCTCTGATCAGCCGTTCTGCTTCACGGCGGGCTGGTTCCGGCTGACTGGTTTCCAGATAGGCGCGTGTGAGGAGCAACCGGGCATCTGGCTGGTAACCCGCGGTCGGATCGGCACTTAACGCCTCATTCAGTTGTTGTATAGCTCGGGAGTAGTTTTTTTGGATAAAGAGCTGCCGACCCGATTGAAACAATTGGGTGCCGGCCGGATGGTCCTGAGCGTGCAGAAAACCTGCACTCAGGAAAAGCAATAACACAGAAAGGGTGGACCTACCCATGGTCATCCTGATTAAGTGAGGGGACTGATGAGCCTGGATGTCACAAGCAGTATTTTAAAAACCAAACTGAAAAATACGATTCTGAAAAAGGGGTTTCAAGGAACAGTACCTCAGGTGGAACAGATTGCATGGTTCCGGTGGCTGAATCTCGATGGAAACAGAACCATTCAGACTCCCGAAGACCTTTTCCGCTTTGTATCCGATCATCATTATTCATTGATGTTGCCCTCCGATACGGCCATCCTTCCCGATCTGGTGTCAGCCGTTAAGGGTGAGATTGTATTTATTGCTGAATATCCCAGATTGGCAAAACAGTACGAAACCCTGTTTGAATCCTTCAGCCGTGACTATGTTTATACCGGCAAACTGATCGAGTATCCGCTGATACAGTCGACATCGGTTCTGATCACTCCCGGGGATTTCCGATTGTTGTATCAGTATAAAGCCGCTGCAGGTCCTTCCGATGAACATGAAACCAGGGTCCTTGAGTTTATTCGTCAGGAAGGAACGGCTTCAAAGAAACAAATCAGGGAAATGGCCCGGTCGGTTCCGTATTTGTTTCAGCGCATCGACCTGTATCTGTATAACCTTCAGTTGGGAATGCAGATTTATAAAACCGGCTTTTCTGCCATTGAAGGGAATTTGTATCAATCGTTGCCCGATGCGCTTGGTTCCATGCCTGCCATTCAGCCCTCTCCATCCGGATTAAAACCCATTCTGGAAGGCCTGATCAGGGCAAATTTGTATGTCAGTCCGGTAAAACTTCAGCGGGCTTTAAAAAAGCTGGCTGATAAACCGGAAATTGATGGCGTTCTTAAACTGCTTCTGACAGAGGGAGTGGTTTATAAGGCCAAAGTCGGCGGAGAACCGGTATTGGTTCACCGCCAGACCATGGATTTGTTAAAAGGGCAACTTGGCTGAATGAGGGGTTATTTTATTGATTGAAGGGTTTTCATGTAATTCGCACGGGTGAATGCCTGCGGATCTCTGACATTCCGGTAACTCATGCTGCCCTTCATCATATCGACCGATTCATATTCATGCTCGTTCATCCAATGCTCGAGTTCATGAAGGATTTCACTGATCTTTCCGATTCCATTCTTCATCAGAGCCGAGGTCATCATGGTCACATCGGCACCTGCCATCAGAAGTTTAATCACATCCTGGGCCGAATGAACGCCTGTGGTGGCTCCGAGACTGCAGTTCAGGTGTCCGTAAAGGATGGCCAGCCAACGCAACGGTAGTCTTAATTCGGTAGAGGAAGAGAATTGAAGGTTAGGTACTACCTCCAGATTTTCCAGATCGATATCCGGCTGATAAAACCGGTTAAACAGAACCAGCGCATCGGCTCCTGCTTCATCCAAACGTCGGGCCATGTTTGCAAAGGAGCTGAAATAAGGCCCCATTTTCATTGAAACCGGTATCCGGACCGAGGCTTTTACCGTCTGAAGCACGGTCAGATAAAGATTTTCCACATCCGCACTGGTCTGATAGGGATCGGTCGGAATGTAATAGATGTTCAGTTCCAATCCGTCCGCACCGGCTTCTTCCATCCGCTTGGCATAACTGGTCCATCCGCCAGCCGAAATTCCGTTCAGACTGGCAATGATGGGAATATCCACCGCCTTTTTCAGCCGGATGATCTGATTCAGATAATCCTCGGCATCGCGGTTGTGGTATTCATCCGGTTCCGGAAAATAATCCAGAGCTTCCGCAAAACTGTCGGTTCCCTGCGTCAGGAAATGATCCAGGGCTTTGTTGTCATGAACAATCTGTTCTTCGAAAAGAGAGTACATGACCACCGCCGATGCGCCCGCATCTTCAAGTTGTCTGACTTTGGCAATGTCATGTGAAAGCGGGGAAGCCGAGGCAACCAACGGGTTTTTAAGCCGGATTCCCATGTAGGTGGTGGTAAGTTTCATTGTGGGTTCCTTCACCAAATCCTTAATTCTTATTCGTCAGTATAAATGTTGACCGTTTATTAATCGCCCGAATTCACAGGCGGCAATGGCCCGGGCATACCTGGTTCAGCAAATTCCTCCCGTGCGAGCTGCTCGTAGTGTTTCCATCTGGCTTTGATTTCCTTCTGGTTCTGATCCAGCAGCTGTTTGGCAATGGAAGGATTCATCTTGGTGAGAATCTTATACCGGGTTTCGTTATAGATGTACTCTTCGAGACGAACTTTTGGTGCCTTTGAATCGAGTTGGAACGGATTTTTGTGTTCTTCAGCCAGAACAGGGTTATACCGGAACAACGGCCAGTGACCCGATTCCACGGCCAGCTTTTGCTGTTGCATGCCGTACTTGAGGTTGTATCCGTGAGCAATGCAGTGACTGTAGGCAATGATCAGAGACGGCCCGTCATAACGTTCCGCTTCCTGAATGGCCTTAATTGTCTGAACGTCACTGGCACCCATGGCAATTTTGGCCACATAGACGTTGCCATAACTCATGGCAATCAGTCCCAGATCCTTTTTCCCCGTTGGTTTGCCGGCCGCTGCAAACTTGGCAATGGCACCCATCGGAGTTGATTTGGACATCTGGCCTCCCGTGTTAGAATAGACCTCGGTATCGAGAACCAGAATATTCACATTCCGTCCCGAGGCGAGCACGTGGTCCAAACCGCCATAACCGATGTCATAAGCCCACCCGTCACCACCGATAATCCACACCGATTTCTTAACCAGATAATCAGCAAGACCAACCAAAAGGGAAGCATCGGGATGCTGAATGGTTTTCAGGGCTTCTTTGAGCTGACCGACCCGCTCACGCTGAGCAAAAATTCCGGGCTCATCGGTTTGATCGGCCGATAACAGCGAACTGACCAGTTCTCCGTTTAAGTGATCCTTCAGCCGGACCACCAGTTCCCGGGCAAATTCACTGTGCTTGTCGATGCTAAGCCGATACCCCAGTCCGAACTCGGCGTTGTCTTCGAACAGGGAATTGGCCCAGGCGGGGCCACGTCCATCGGCGTTTCGGGTCCATGGGGTGGTGGGCAGGTTTCCGCCGTAAATCGACGAACATCCGGTGGCATTTGCAATCACCATCCGGTCGCCAAATAACTGGGAAATCAGTTTCAGATAGGGAGTCTCACCGCAACCGGCACAGGCTCCTGAAAACTCGAATAAGGGTTGAAGCAATTGGCTTCCTTTGACGGTTGCCGCATTGACACGCGACCGGTCATATTCAGGAATAGACAGGAAGAAGTCCCAGTT contains these protein-coding regions:
- a CDS encoding LysM peptidoglycan-binding domain-containing protein — its product is MMSKFFFWPLLLVSLSACQSVQLTPTTTGVAAPDSISHQAEPPGLEYPGFTVQMDSLLRQYYYQVSMDDTLAALQVLLEMKELVETALDSTGADRLQSVAHSIDSRVEELTDSTDSAQVSLEIPSETDIDALSLTPSTDIHRLLQGINPDSTEIPLDINSLVEKHILFFQTKGRERFEVYLDRASLYFPVMMPILIEEGAPPELIFLTMVESGVNPLAKSRAKAVGIWQFIRGTGKLYGLRGNFWYDERRHVEKSTRAAVRHLKDLRDQLGHWHLALAAYNSGAGRVTRAIRKAKGNRNFWEIRRYLPKETRNYVPAFIAATLIANDPERFGFDVHPYRSDYQFSEVDVHGNFLLADAAQLADTTTEVVTFLNPELTQGRTPPGMDSYSLRLPVTVAERFSKAYEQYPDSLKQDVITHEVKPGDSFSTITRKYGIRQDQLVAQNPSLKSAKTLRAGTTLIIPVIEPTGGTMLYSDIAHYGQRGSAGIKIPGTGPSITYRVRSGDTLGGIAEKYRVSVTKLKNWNGLSGSRIYAGQKLTIYTGK
- a CDS encoding acyl-CoA carboxylase subunit beta; this translates as MKNSLQDLFDRRQKAMEGGGDKRIADQHAKGKLTARERISFLLDEGSFQEIGMFVEHRSTHFGLEKQRIPGDGVVTGHGRIDGRPVFVFSQDFTVLGGSLSEAHAEKICKIMDLAMKNGCPVIGLNDSGGARIQEGVASLGGYADIFLRNTMASGVIPQLSAILGPCAGGAVYSPAITDFVFMVESTSFMFVTGPSVVKTVTHETVSSEELGGASTHAAKSGVCHFTSVTEMDCFDSIRKLLSFLPSNCEEEPPVLPVTDPVDREEPWMNSFIPDSATKPYDMHDLILGLADSRDFFEVQPLFAPNIICGFIRLGGRPVGVVANQPQVLAGVLDIDASVKAARFVRFCDCFNIPLLVMEDVPGFLPGTDQEWHGIIRHGAKLLYAFCEATVPRITVITRKAYGGAYDVMNSKHIRGDFNFAWPSAEIAVMGPKGAAEIIFKREIESAPNPEEVLEARSRDYREKFANPYEAASRGFIDDVIEPSKTRAVLIRHFDLLKNKIDHNPRKKHGNIPL
- a CDS encoding tetratricopeptide repeat protein, yielding MGRSTLSVLLLFLSAGFLHAQDHPAGTQLFQSGRQLFIQKNYSRAIQQLNEALSADPTAGYQPDARLLLTRAYLETSQPEPARREAERLIREFPRFNGLDSTWYYRAEATHRLGQPGAAADLWELTASNYPLSPLSPVSLLKAGRIQKELQQFDQARRIYLRLINDYPNVPEQLEAQSDLGELLYFLDEFEAARQRFQSIVNHPKATPAAIQSARLRLAEIYLNLKDPGSAENSLKNATITEAFRNRFEFVTAQIFIQQNQWEKGLPLAESILAKDPPDPAVYPRYAFLMARTYRRLQKYSQSIDWYLKILPVSRSEQRQFTARVEAASVLVQAGDTARALSLISEANRLYPGQQTPQSLVLEARLTDLTGKYETAFSLYKQFLEIYKDHPEADRVRYEAALLAWNRLKLRSLAIDLLTPLMVGDQSSALKDDAAWLTGLLYLESGFTGDAFRIWDQFPNTFPGSDYQAAIRSVMDTLTIPKLNTRDFTSGMADLVANLNPSNPKGTIHYGIGKLIFSTGIYLSTAASHLRNSLGSTELSPAQREDALYMLAMLTHELGNHDESLGLIQSYLQQFPNQPRAPELQSLYLEMRIDRAETREITDIERLISLHQDPDLRALLTLRLALRRSMTEQNQDLIARLKAIETTRLKDETAGQIKKVLSTRLAAAGDTSGAIRIWQDLSRSGLSADSEWGLRQLIGCGPGFFPVLERFDLLTRYLDRFYYSSIADQFRVQWLETALEAGKTSVAADWCNQFVAGERLFSNDQSMVELAYYTRARALQSTDPTAAMKILREYLENFPDGKFLAESYRTMALISRQTGDLELAASYFKLSNVYSLGKTGTSPEIADLYFSNGDYRQAIREYTILMNQLSEPDLTSVQLKITSAYYRLQNPGLAEKMEKQILQKSPSVDIRAGLATERADYLIGMQQYTAAIAALDGVIKSFSGSVWIPRALLKKCKALELDGKSDQAVVIYQDLIRDYPTSEIISDVYLSLGNYYFRKEAFDKAITNYKIIIDRYPTPVDRFQSALNNLIIANEKYGFYDRALEDLKVYIDRFPQDPEILDKKIKVGILLQKTGNHLQSITYLSQLLQGTSGGLKAEITYYLGETWFAKGDYLKAVEVFAEIESIKGATEQLDWITPAQYMTGQAWEKTGDQKKALDAYTRIVKRPGVDPIFKKAAQKEINRLKGN
- a CDS encoding dihydroorotate dehydrogenase-like protein, giving the protein MKLTTTYMGIRLKNPLVASASPLSHDIAKVRQLEDAGASAVVMYSLFEEQIVHDNKALDHFLTQGTDSFAEALDYFPEPDEYHNRDAEDYLNQIIRLKKAVDIPIIASLNGISAGGWTSYAKRMEEAGADGLELNIYYIPTDPYQTSADVENLYLTVLQTVKASVRIPVSMKMGPYFSSFANMARRLDEAGADALVLFNRFYQPDIDLENLEVVPNLQFSSSTELRLPLRWLAILYGHLNCSLGATTGVHSAQDVIKLLMAGADVTMMTSALMKNGIGKISEILHELEHWMNEHEYESVDMMKGSMSYRNVRDPQAFTRANYMKTLQSIK